One genomic region from Entelurus aequoreus isolate RoL-2023_Sb linkage group LG14, RoL_Eaeq_v1.1, whole genome shotgun sequence encodes:
- the LOC133664778 gene encoding ubiquitin-like-conjugating enzyme ATG10 isoform X2, which yields MSSGLQSEEDFRHLCQVLLKTSDRLRDGWSWERVQGSEEGYLKKTALRSVLIQSGDQDLRGSGSDSEDVAAGDDADTAAASEGSTRALQYEYHILYSCSFMTPVLYFRASTLEGRSLSLEEVWSSVHPHFRSRLRHSPLTSITQQEHPVLGQPFFMLHPCKTDHLMSALMHSAQQQHR from the exons ATGAGCTCTGGTCTTCAGTCCGAAGAGGACTTCCGACACCTGTGCCAGGTCCTCCTGAAGACGTCCGATCGGCTGCGCGACGGCTGGAGCTGGGAGCGTGTCCAG GGCTCGGAGGAAGGCTACCTGAAGAAGACCGCTCTCAGATCGGTCCTCATCCAGTCGGGAGATCAGGACCTCAGAGGATCCGGTTCCGACTCTGAG GACGTTGCGGCGGGCGATGATGCCGATACCGCCGCAGCCTCCGAAGGCAGCACTCGTGCGCTTCAGTACGAATATCACATCCTGTACTCGTGCAGCTTCATGACCCCCGTCTTGTACTTTCGAGCGTCCACTCTGG AGGGGAGGAGCCTGTCCCTGGAGGAGGTCTGGAGTTCGGTCCACCCACACTTCAGGTCCCGCCTGCGGCACAGTCCCCTAACGAGCATCACGCAGCAG GAACATCCAGTTCTGGGCCAGCCCTTCTTCATGCTGCACCCGTGTAAGACGGACCACCTGATGTCAGCACTCATGCACTCGGCACAGCAGCAACACAG